AACTggcaagaaataaaactttctgtttaGGTAGCATAGTTAGATaaattgggtaatttgctgttaacTTACATAATTATTCCTTGGTGATTGCTAAGTAGTACATCAACTAGTACATCAGTACTTTGTGTGACTAAGTCGTGTGGAGAAGAATGCCAATGATGTAAATAGTCTAAGTCTCCTTGGAACTCCTAATTAGGCCTATGTacattgaaaacaaaaaatctccTGGGCACTGTAAGGGTTAAGTACATGCCAGGCTCACCCTTCTCTAAGATAGCTGGTCCAAAGGTAAAGAAAGAAGCGCCCAGAAATGCATATTTAAATccttaaaatgctgaaaaatataGACCTTCCTTCAAGTGAACCCATAAAAATGAGAAACCAGGGCAGTTTAGCTGCTCCGCTGAAACTGATAAAATGGCAAATAAACCAATTCTGCCCTTTAATTTATTCtccaaaaatattgtgaaaagaAGGGTTCTCCTCAATTTAAATCCCTCCAGcaatgaaaaaagagaaaattttccCTCAATCAAAACCCTTAACAAtgagggacagctggggaaGGTTTGCAGGAGGCACTTAAGACTCACAATGCAGCCTGACTTtgtggtggtggcagcttgTGTCTGGGAGACACCCGGCGCAATGCACAATTTTCAGCATGCAGCCAGCCACTCTGGGCCACAGGCCCCTGAACAGCAGTGCtggccctttcccctggcaaCCAAAACTAACTGTCCCAGGTTCCTGACAGCAGATTGCAGGAGAtgcttggcactgtcaaaccagcccgagTTGGCAcaggtgccagcttgggtctgggaagcatcctgtgtattgcagaatttcaggagccagccggcctctccgGGCCACAGGCCCCGAACAGCAATGCCGGCCCTTTTCCTTTTGCCCCTAGCCCTCAGGCTCTGTGCGTCACCCTCAAGTTCCCTTTCTGCCCCTCAAGGCCCCTTCAGCTGCCTCTCAGCTCTTTGTGTGACCCTTAATCCCTCTCCTTTGCCCCTCAGCCCCAAGCTTCTCGGTGtcaccctgcagctgcccctgccaccctcagcatctctgtgtgtcacccactgtcccctctccctgctcctccctcagctcccagcctctGCCACCCTCAAGCCTTGGGGTAACTGCCTGGATCTGCTGGAAGGGTTCTGGGTCTTTCCTACCATAAGGGTACACCTGTTCCCTAACCCTACCTGGTACCCAGTGTCCTTTGCACCCCTAACCCTTAAAATGCCGAAAAACTCAGAGCTTCCTTCAAGTGAACCCCTTAACACGAGGAAAAGGCGCGGTTTTTCTTTGGAGCTTTGTTCCGTGCCCAGGTGCAACCGAGCACGTTTCAACCATCCTTCCATGAGAGACCCCCCCTGGGAATTCCCCCTTCAGCAGCTTAAGTGTGCCCAGGTAACTcccaacaacagcagcaaccGCCGCCTCCGCAGCGGTCAGATGGCGGGTTAATCACGCCTTGGGGCGCGGGGGAAACGGCAGTGTGTTATTTCCGAGGAGAAGCGGCAGAGTTTTATTCCCAAGGAGAAGCGCGATCCCCACGGCGGCCGGCCGCCATATCCCCCCCTACTGCTGTGACGCTGCCGTAAAGGACAGAGCCAAgcccgccgccccggccgcgccgccgTAAAGCGCGGCGGAAGATGGCGGCGGTGACGGTGTGGGAGCCGCGGGCCGGGACGGGCCCCGCCGGGCTGCACCGGGAATGGACGGCGGAGCCCGTCAGCACCGGCGTGAGTGCGGCAGGGAGACACTCCTGGACGGCTGCGGAGTCGCCTTGGGGGCGTTATGGGCCAAGAGAAACGTCGTGAGGCGGAGGGGCGCGCTGTGGGGCAGAGGGTCTCCGGCGTGCGGCTCAGGggggaattggggctgggggagcagagcgCCCCGAGGAGTGCGGGAAGGGTAATGTGGGAGCAGAGAGAACTCCCTGGAGAGGGGGGCACGGGGTGGTTCCTCtgggaattggggctgggggagcagagctccctgaggAGTGCGGGAAGGGGAATTTGGGTCAGAGGAAGCCCCCTGGagaggggggcacaggggggttCCTCTGGGGAGGGGAGAACTGCTGTGGGGCCGGGAGTTCTTGGGGAAGACGATTTCTGCGGGGCACGGGTTGGTTTCTGTGCGGTGGGGCTGGATCTGCCGTGCGGCAGGGGGTTTCTGTGAGGCTGGGGGTCTCAGCGCagtcccttccctcccctcccttctccccagACCACCATCATGGCCGTGGAGTTTGATGGAGGTGTCGTGATAGGGGCCGACTCCAGAACCACTACCGGGTGAGTGCTGTGATGCAATCAGTGACGTCACGAGGGTGTGGGACCACATCATGGGGTTGTCACTCTTGTCAGGGTGTCACTGTGATGCCACCTTGGGTGGCTCTCCTGGGCCTGTCGCTGTGgtgccacctccagcagctggatggCTCTCCTGATGGCACCACCaccgtgtccccagggcctgTTACTGTGGTGCCACCTCCAGTAGCTCACCCAGTGACACCACtcccgtgtccccagggcctACATCGCCAACCGTGTGACGGACAAACTGACGCCTGTCCACGACCGCATCTTCTGCTGCCGCTCGGGCTCGGCGGCCGACACACAGGCGGTGGCCGACGCCGTGGCCTACCAGCTGGCCTTCCACAGGTACCCCCACGGGTCCCGGGGcgcggggcagggccggggggcCTGGGGGAGGTggccccagccccacacccGGCCCTGCCCCGCAGCGTGGAGCTGGAGGAGCCGCCGCGGGTGCGCACGGCCGCACGCctcttccagcagagctgctacCGCTACCGTGAGGAGCTGAGTGCCGGCATCATCGTGGCAGGCTGGGACCCGCGCCGGGGGGGACAGGTGGGCTGCCTTTTCTGCCCCAGCGTGTCCCCTTTTCTGCCCTGCAGCATTCCCCTTTCTGCCCTGGaatgtcattttttttccaccctgTAGGCCCCCCTTTTTGTCCCATAACCCCTTGttctccccacagccccccccCTTCTGCCCCATAACCCCCAGTTCTCCCTACAGCCCCCCCCTCCTTTCTGCCCCACAGGCCCTTCCTTTGCCCCACAGCACATTAGAgccccctctgtgcccccca
The genomic region above belongs to Ammospiza caudacuta isolate bAmmCau1 chromosome 36, bAmmCau1.pri, whole genome shotgun sequence and contains:
- the PSMB6 gene encoding proteasome subunit beta type-6; the encoded protein is MAAVTVWEPRAGTGPAGLHREWTAEPVSTGTTIMAVEFDGGVVIGADSRTTTGAYIANRVTDKLTPVHDRIFCCRSGSAADTQAVADAVAYQLAFHSVELEEPPRVRTAARLFQQSCYRYREELSAGIIVAGWDPRRGGQVYVVPMGGLLLRQPFAVGGSGSSYIYGFLDATFQPGMSRSQCQEFVARGLALAMVRDGSSGGVIRLAAITEEGVERTVLAGSDLPWGDGGPAV